The Trichocoleus sp. FACHB-46 genomic interval AAGCCTTTGACGATCGCAAAATGGAGCAAGCCTTAGAGCTTTTGGCTCCAAATTTTGTGGCTCACTTGGCGGGTGTACCTGAGCCATTAGACGGGGAAGGATTTAAACGGTTTGGGATGTCATTTTATTTAGCCTTTCAGCAGGGGGCGCACATCTTTGATGAGGTCATCATCTCCGAAGATAAAGTGGTCACTTGTGGAAAATTCACCGCAACGCATGTTGGAGAGTTTCAGGGACTTCCGCCTACAGGTAAGCAGATTAGCTTGTCTATCATGCATATTGATCGAGTGGAGAATGGAAAAATCGTAGAGCATTGGGGGCAGGGCGATGCCTTCGGATTGATGCAGCAGTTGGGGATCGTTTTCTTACCAGGTCCGAAACTATTGCCATATATCCTCAAGGGAGCTGTATCTAACCTGTTTAAGCAAGCCGAACGTAGTTGACAGCAGCAGTACAACCTCAATGCACCCGACACTCAAGGGAACACCAGCGAATCCAGGTTGTAATATGCAAAAGGACTTGATGAACTGCAAATTCCTTTCAGGTCTATTGGGCTATTTGACATGACATTTTCCATTCGAGAACTTGGCCCAAACGACCTGTCAATGGCGCAGCAGCTTTTCGAGATGTGGCGGCAAGAGGACAACGTGACCAAACCGCCGCCTTCGTCCGAAACTCTGCTGCGCTTGCTGTCACGCCCTGATTTTCACGCCGTTGCTGCATTGCGCGAGGATGAAGCTATCGGCGGCCTAACAGCTTATGAGTTGGAGATGTATACCGAAGCGGCTACGGAATTGTTCATCTACGAGGTCGGCGTCGCCGTCGCGCATCGACGGCAGGGCGTGGGCCGGGCCTTGGTTGAGTTCGCCAGAAATCTATGTCGTTCGCGTAGCCTGAGCGCACTCTATATTCCTGCAATGGCTGATGACGCTCGTGCTGTTGCGTTTTATCAAGCAACTGGGCTCAAGCGCGAAGATGTTGCGTGGTTCGTGCAGGAGTTCGAGGACAACTTATGAAAATTCACTCTAAACATCGGCAAAAGACATTGCTGAACTTACCAATAGCTGCCGAACAACAGCGCTGCACCGGAACGTAGCAATATACTCGGTTAAGTGGCAAAGGTTATCTGCGCCCAGTGAGCGCGATCGCTTGAATTCTCAATCGTTTGAGGCGTACTATAAAAAGCACGCTACTATTCGTTTTCAGCAATGTTTGCAAGCAACGTACAACCCCTCCTCGCAAACCGAACAATCAAGAGGTGCGATCGCAGTGTTTTGATCACACCCTTTCATGCCCTCGGTTACCTCAAAGACTTTGTCCAATTTAGTCCTAGTGGA includes:
- a CDS encoding ester cyclase, whose amino-acid sequence is MLIEQNKALILQFYKAFDDRKMEQALELLAPNFVAHLAGVPEPLDGEGFKRFGMSFYLAFQQGAHIFDEVIISEDKVVTCGKFTATHVGEFQGLPPTGKQISLSIMHIDRVENGKIVEHWGQGDAFGLMQQLGIVFLPGPKLLPYILKGAVSNLFKQAERS
- a CDS encoding GNAT family N-acetyltransferase, which produces MTFSIRELGPNDLSMAQQLFEMWRQEDNVTKPPPSSETLLRLLSRPDFHAVAALREDEAIGGLTAYELEMYTEAATELFIYEVGVAVAHRRQGVGRALVEFARNLCRSRSLSALYIPAMADDARAVAFYQATGLKREDVAWFVQEFEDNL